The Streptomyces avermitilis MA-4680 = NBRC 14893 genome contains a region encoding:
- a CDS encoding cytochrome P450: MAQSTRTVIPKGFRSAELGWPELHRIPHPPHRLPVVGDVLGVNVRTPVQDSLRIGRRLGPVFRRKAFGKEIVFVGGADLAAELADESRFAKHVGLGVANLRPVAGDGLFTAYNHEPNWQLGHDVLAPGFSREAMAGYHPMMLAVTERLIDHWDREQTAGRAVDVPGDMTKLTLETIARTGFGHDFGSFERARPHPFVTAMVGTLTYAQRRNVVPEPLAPLLLRTATRRNAADLAYLNRTVDALVRARRTTSGEGDLLDRMLDTARPGTGERLAPENIRRQVITFLVAGHETTSGALSFALHYLSRHPDVAARARAEVDRVWGGTARPGYDQVAKLRYVRRVLDESLRLWPTAPAFAREARRDTVLGGVHPMREGAWALVLTAMLHRDPGVWGADAERFDPDRFDAQAVRSRAAHTFKPFGTGARACIGRQFALHEATLVLGLLLRRYELRAEPGYRLRVAERLTLMPEGLRLRLDRRVPAVEDVPVANPEVSSGPRCPVTGAGE; this comes from the coding sequence ATGGCGCAGTCGACGCGGACCGTGATTCCCAAGGGGTTCCGCAGCGCGGAGCTGGGCTGGCCGGAGCTGCACCGCATCCCGCATCCGCCCCACCGGCTTCCAGTCGTCGGCGATGTGCTGGGCGTCAACGTCCGTACTCCCGTGCAGGATTCGCTGCGCATCGGCCGCCGGCTCGGCCCGGTCTTCCGGCGCAAGGCCTTCGGCAAGGAGATCGTCTTCGTGGGGGGTGCGGACCTCGCGGCCGAACTGGCGGACGAGTCGCGGTTCGCCAAGCACGTGGGCCTGGGCGTCGCCAATCTGCGGCCGGTCGCCGGCGACGGCCTGTTCACGGCGTACAACCACGAGCCGAACTGGCAGCTCGGCCACGACGTCCTGGCGCCGGGCTTCAGCCGTGAGGCCATGGCGGGGTACCACCCGATGATGCTGGCCGTGACCGAGCGGCTGATCGACCACTGGGACCGGGAGCAGACGGCAGGCCGTGCCGTGGACGTGCCGGGCGACATGACCAAGCTGACGCTGGAGACGATCGCGCGCACCGGGTTCGGGCACGACTTCGGCTCGTTCGAACGCGCCCGGCCGCATCCCTTCGTCACCGCGATGGTGGGCACCCTGACGTACGCCCAGCGGCGGAACGTCGTTCCGGAGCCGCTGGCTCCGCTGCTGCTGCGCACCGCCACCCGCCGCAACGCCGCCGATCTGGCGTACCTCAACCGCACGGTCGACGCCCTGGTGCGCGCCCGCCGGACCACGAGCGGCGAAGGCGACCTGCTCGACCGGATGCTGGACACCGCGCGTCCCGGGACCGGGGAGCGGCTCGCCCCGGAGAACATACGGCGGCAGGTCATCACGTTCCTGGTCGCCGGCCACGAGACCACCTCGGGCGCGCTCTCCTTCGCCCTGCACTACCTCTCCCGGCACCCGGACGTCGCCGCGCGCGCCCGCGCCGAGGTGGACCGCGTGTGGGGCGGCACGGCCCGGCCCGGCTACGACCAAGTCGCCAAGCTGCGCTACGTGCGGCGGGTTCTGGACGAGTCGCTGCGCCTGTGGCCGACCGCGCCCGCCTTCGCCCGGGAGGCCCGCCGGGACACGGTCCTCGGCGGCGTCCATCCGATGCGGGAAGGCGCGTGGGCGCTGGTCCTGACGGCGATGCTGCACCGGGATCCGGGGGTGTGGGGCGCGGACGCGGAGCGGTTCGACCCCGACCGGTTCGACGCGCAGGCGGTGCGTTCCCGGGCCGCGCACACCTTCAAACCGTTCGGGACGGGGGCACGGGCCTGCATCGGGCGCCAGTTCGCGCTGCACGAGGCGACGCTGGTGCTGGGACTGCTGCTGCGCCGGTACGAGCTGCGGGCCGAGCCCGGGTACCGGCTGCGGGTGGCGGAGCGGCTGACGCTGATGCCCGAGGGGCTGCGGCTGCGGCTGGACCGGCGGGTGCCCGCCGTCGAGGACGTCCCGGTCGCGAACCCGGAGGTGTCCTCAGGTCCCCGCTGTCCAGTGACCGGGGCGGGTGAGTGA
- a CDS encoding TetR/AcrR family transcriptional regulator, whose protein sequence is MAANQGERTRRRLSTEERREQLLSVGARLFSESPYDEVWIEQVAEIAGVSRGLLYHYFPTKRDFFAAVVERESGRMLRMTAAVPGIPVREQLGAGLDVFLEYVEAHAHGFRAFHRADAAGDQAVRTVYRQALAAQERQILAALAADPEIGRSPEEEPELRIAVRGWLAFTTAVCLEWLRGAELTREQVRDLCARALLGVIAL, encoded by the coding sequence ATGGCCGCTAACCAGGGCGAGCGCACCCGTCGCAGGCTCAGCACCGAGGAGCGCAGGGAACAGCTGCTGTCCGTCGGGGCGCGGCTCTTCTCGGAGAGTCCGTACGACGAGGTGTGGATCGAACAGGTCGCCGAGATCGCCGGTGTCTCGCGCGGACTGCTCTATCACTACTTCCCGACCAAACGGGACTTCTTCGCGGCGGTCGTCGAGCGTGAGAGCGGGCGGATGCTGCGGATGACCGCGGCCGTCCCCGGGATCCCCGTGCGCGAACAGCTGGGTGCGGGCCTGGACGTGTTCCTGGAGTACGTCGAGGCGCACGCCCACGGCTTTCGCGCGTTCCACCGTGCCGACGCCGCCGGGGACCAGGCCGTACGGACGGTCTATCGGCAGGCGCTGGCCGCGCAGGAGCGGCAGATCCTGGCGGCGCTCGCCGCGGATCCGGAGATCGGCCGGTCGCCCGAGGAGGAGCCCGAGCTGCGGATCGCCGTACGCGGGTGGCTGGCCTTCACCACGGCCGTCTGTCTGGAGTGGCTCCGCGGGGCCGAGCTGACCCGGGAGCAGGTGCGCGATCTGTGTGCACGGGCGCTGCTCGGTGTCATCGCGCTCTGA
- a CDS encoding DUF2470 domain-containing protein, giving the protein MGDRHTWTAAPAAAERARSVLAAAWSCAVTAEGGREEFVGTHTVAADGVVLLPVPEDSALRVAAICAPRGEPSAVLEFADVAPVPVRNRIRARLWMAGWFALEEGHLAFRPTRVVLRGRPAGAVVVDLDEFAAAEPDPLAAAEAGLLTHLADAHPDAVERLTRLVEHDSLHGAVRVQPLAVDRHGLTLRVERARGDVDVRLPFHRPADDVGQLTERMHVLLAQAAQAARPRALQRQRADGDG; this is encoded by the coding sequence ATGGGTGACCGTCACACGTGGACGGCCGCGCCTGCCGCGGCGGAACGCGCCCGCTCCGTGCTCGCTGCCGCATGGTCCTGCGCGGTGACCGCGGAGGGCGGCCGGGAAGAGTTCGTCGGCACGCACACCGTGGCCGCGGACGGCGTGGTGCTGCTGCCCGTGCCCGAGGACAGTGCGCTGCGGGTCGCCGCGATCTGCGCGCCACGCGGAGAGCCGTCCGCCGTGCTGGAGTTCGCCGATGTGGCCCCCGTCCCCGTACGGAACCGGATCCGTGCCCGGCTCTGGATGGCCGGCTGGTTCGCCCTGGAGGAGGGGCACTTGGCGTTCCGGCCGACGCGCGTGGTCCTGCGCGGCCGGCCCGCCGGGGCGGTCGTCGTCGACCTCGACGAGTTCGCCGCGGCCGAGCCCGACCCGCTGGCCGCGGCCGAGGCCGGGCTGCTGACCCACCTCGCCGACGCCCACCCGGACGCCGTCGAACGGCTCACCCGCCTCGTCGAACACGACAGCCTGCACGGCGCCGTACGCGTACAGCCGCTCGCCGTCGACCGGCACGGGCTCACCCTGCGCGTCGAGCGGGCGCGTGGCGACGTCGACGTACGACTGCCGTTCCACCGGCCTGCCGACGACGTGGGACAGCTCACCGAACGTATGCACGTCCTGCTCGCCCAGGCCGCCCAGGCCGCGCGCCCCCGTGCGCTACAGCGGCAGCGCGCAGACGGCGACGGGTGA
- a CDS encoding lactonase family protein, with translation MSSGAEPTRGPRSGGWSRRRFLGAVTAATAVTTIPAPVAPGDSPRTTPPGSPAPAPTPETTESQPSGPRPLYLGTYTSVDGGGAGIGLATYDPKTGKITGTGTVTQVGDPSYLAVHPDGRTLYAVNERQDGGVSAVRLADKKVLGARGTGGAAPCHLSVHPGGRWLLSANYSSGSVAVHPIGSSGALGERMDLVTHSGPPPGPGQEGPHAHQFLTSPDGGHVLAVDLGTDTVYSYRLDLSKGTLTEASQAHTRPGAGPRHLTFHPRGRFAYLANEVDNTVAVCAYDPATGRLTPGDPQSTGTGAGTSYPAQILVTSDGSYAYLANRGHNSLTRYAVEADGARLRLLDTVPVGGDFPRHIAFSPDGGLLFAANQRSSTVSVFHVDRESGELRLAGEPFASPVAVCALPL, from the coding sequence ATGAGCAGTGGTGCGGAACCGACGCGGGGCCCGCGGAGCGGCGGCTGGAGCAGGCGCCGCTTCCTCGGAGCCGTCACGGCCGCCACCGCGGTGACGACGATCCCGGCGCCGGTCGCCCCCGGTGACAGCCCCAGGACGACCCCACCCGGAAGCCCCGCCCCGGCGCCCACGCCCGAGACCACTGAGTCACAGCCTTCCGGTCCCCGCCCGCTGTACCTCGGCACCTACACCTCCGTCGACGGCGGCGGCGCGGGCATCGGTCTGGCGACCTACGACCCGAAGACGGGCAAGATCACCGGAACCGGCACCGTCACCCAGGTCGGCGACCCGTCGTATCTGGCGGTCCACCCCGACGGCCGTACGCTCTACGCCGTCAACGAGCGGCAGGACGGCGGCGTGAGTGCCGTACGACTGGCGGACAAGAAGGTTCTCGGCGCGCGCGGCACCGGCGGAGCGGCCCCCTGCCATCTGTCCGTGCACCCGGGCGGACGCTGGCTGCTGAGCGCCAACTACTCCTCCGGCAGCGTGGCCGTGCACCCCATCGGCTCCTCGGGAGCGCTCGGCGAGCGCATGGACCTGGTCACGCACTCCGGTCCGCCGCCAGGGCCGGGCCAAGAGGGGCCGCACGCCCACCAGTTCCTCACCAGCCCCGACGGCGGCCACGTGCTCGCCGTCGACCTGGGCACCGACACCGTCTACAGCTACCGCCTCGACCTGTCGAAGGGCACGCTCACCGAGGCCTCCCAGGCGCACACCCGGCCGGGGGCGGGCCCGCGCCACCTCACCTTCCACCCCCGGGGCCGCTTCGCCTACCTGGCCAACGAGGTCGACAACACGGTCGCCGTCTGCGCCTACGACCCGGCCACCGGCCGTCTGACCCCGGGCGACCCGCAGTCCACCGGCACGGGCGCAGGCACCAGCTACCCGGCGCAGATCCTGGTGACCTCGGACGGGTCGTACGCGTATCTCGCCAACCGGGGCCACAACAGCCTGACGCGGTACGCGGTCGAGGCGGACGGCGCGCGACTGAGGCTGCTGGACACCGTTCCGGTGGGCGGCGACTTCCCGCGTCACATCGCGTTCTCGCCGGACGGCGGGCTGCTGTTCGCGGCGAACCAGCGGTCGAGCACGGTCAGCGTCTTCCACGTCGACCGCGAGAGCGGCGAACTCCGCCTCGCGGGCGAGCCGTTCGCGTCACCCGTCGCCGTCTGCGCGCTGCCGCTGTAG
- a CDS encoding aromatic acid exporter family protein: MRDVRDAWAAATAQVGKWRQPVVVQSVRSTAAATVAYVIALHLSPEPAPLTAPLTALLVVQVTLYATLTTSWRRVNSVVTGVVIAIGFSVLVGLTWWSLGLIILASLAVGHLVRVSEFVPEVAISAMLVLGVTRVGDTAWARVVETLIGAVVGLGTNVLFAPPVWVSEAAESIEDLARRIRQLMLRIGEEAAGRAPIEEATARLYEARRLDHDIVQVDAALRQAEDSLKLNPRVREGLLYRIVLRTGLDTLEICTVVLRVLARTLADFAKARDLQRWLEPETGAVLEQLLSEIGNAIVSFAVLVTTDVSRSAENAESRLAAELTTAAATRDKLAQLLLEEIQRDASQWQLRGAILTEVNRILDELDIEHRSRRLFEELDRSTREQRERRSRLTRLRQRMGVVRLPRRNHRASSGRST, encoded by the coding sequence ATGCGAGATGTACGTGATGCGTGGGCGGCGGCCACCGCGCAGGTCGGGAAGTGGCGCCAGCCCGTGGTCGTCCAGTCGGTGCGTTCGACGGCGGCCGCGACTGTCGCGTACGTCATCGCCCTTCACCTGAGCCCGGAACCCGCACCGCTCACCGCGCCGCTGACGGCCCTCCTCGTCGTTCAGGTCACGCTCTACGCCACCCTCACCACCAGTTGGCGCAGGGTGAACTCCGTGGTGACGGGTGTCGTCATCGCCATCGGCTTCAGCGTGCTGGTGGGACTGACCTGGTGGAGTCTGGGCCTGATCATCCTCGCCTCGCTGGCCGTCGGACATCTCGTCCGGGTGAGCGAGTTCGTGCCCGAGGTGGCGATCAGCGCGATGCTCGTCCTGGGCGTGACCCGGGTCGGGGACACCGCCTGGGCGCGGGTGGTGGAGACGCTGATCGGCGCGGTCGTGGGGCTCGGCACGAATGTGCTCTTCGCTCCCCCGGTCTGGGTGAGCGAAGCCGCGGAGTCCATCGAGGACCTGGCGCGCCGGATCCGTCAGTTGATGCTGCGCATCGGGGAGGAGGCGGCGGGCCGCGCGCCCATCGAGGAGGCGACGGCCCGGCTGTACGAGGCGCGCCGCCTCGACCACGACATCGTGCAGGTCGACGCGGCGCTGCGACAGGCCGAGGACAGCCTGAAGCTCAATCCGCGGGTCCGCGAAGGGCTGCTGTACCGGATCGTGCTGCGCACCGGCCTGGACACGCTGGAGATCTGCACGGTCGTGCTGCGGGTCCTCGCCCGCACCCTCGCCGATTTCGCCAAGGCGCGCGATCTGCAGCGTTGGCTGGAGCCGGAGACCGGCGCGGTGCTGGAACAGCTCCTCTCCGAGATCGGGAACGCCATCGTCAGCTTCGCGGTGCTGGTCACCACCGATGTCAGTCGCAGCGCCGAGAACGCGGAGTCCCGGCTCGCCGCGGAGCTGACGACCGCGGCGGCGACCCGGGACAAGCTGGCCCAGCTGCTGCTCGAGGAGATCCAACGGGATGCGAGCCAGTGGCAGTTGCGCGGCGCCATTCTCACGGAGGTCAACCGCATCCTGGACGAGCTCGACATCGAACACCGCTCCCGGCGGCTGTTCGAGGAACTGGACCGCAGCACCCGCGAGCAGCGCGAGCGCAGATCACGCCTCACCCGCCTGCGGCAGCGTATGGGGGTCGTGCGCCTGCCGCGCCGGAACCACCGGGCCTCTTCGGGTCGTTCTACCTGA
- a CDS encoding erythromycin esterase family protein, with amino-acid sequence MKRHRTGLALALLLTLGTVAAGVAPAASATTSGPVVHALESGAHPLRTVEPQGDTSDLRPLDGMIGGARVVGLGEATHSSHDFFALKHRVFRHLVEEKGFRTFALEGSWSTGQRLDDYVLHGKGDPRRIMREEFQRDYLWWNNTDYLALVEWMRAYNLRHPHDPVRFMGDDIGWVGPELYDAVTDYVARTRPELTARFDELYRGLRPTVATGTYMEQYLNKPYAERREMADRTGQALELLKRQSPGADRAAYERAVQNATALDQVARQYAFDFTDPRQIAASMRYRDSAMAANVLWWQRHTGTKVLLAAHDAHVGYRTYDPANYPKMQGAFLHDRLGSGYVSVGLTFDRGSFNATGQDGAIHRWTLGPAGPGTNERTLDRVRYRDYVLDLRRVAAPAREWLDRARPTRSIGTDYPDGPHDIALASTHDILIHLHRVEAARLRDQ; translated from the coding sequence ATGAAACGGCATCGGACTGGATTGGCCCTGGCCCTGCTCCTCACTCTGGGGACCGTGGCGGCCGGCGTGGCGCCGGCCGCCTCCGCGACGACGAGCGGACCGGTCGTCCACGCCCTCGAAAGCGGCGCCCACCCCCTGCGGACCGTCGAACCGCAGGGCGACACGAGCGATCTACGGCCTCTCGACGGCATGATCGGCGGCGCCCGGGTCGTCGGCCTCGGCGAGGCCACTCACAGCTCCCACGACTTCTTCGCCCTGAAGCACCGCGTCTTCCGCCATCTGGTCGAGGAGAAGGGGTTCCGCACCTTCGCCCTGGAGGGCAGCTGGAGCACCGGACAGCGGCTCGACGACTACGTGCTGCACGGCAAGGGCGACCCGCGGCGCATCATGCGCGAGGAGTTCCAACGCGACTACCTGTGGTGGAACAACACCGACTATCTGGCGCTCGTCGAGTGGATGCGCGCGTACAACCTGCGGCATCCGCACGACCCGGTCCGCTTCATGGGCGACGACATCGGCTGGGTCGGACCCGAGCTGTACGACGCCGTCACGGACTATGTGGCCCGCACCCGGCCGGAGCTGACCGCCCGCTTCGACGAGCTCTACCGCGGACTGCGGCCCACGGTGGCGACGGGCACGTACATGGAGCAGTACCTGAACAAGCCGTACGCCGAGCGCAGGGAGATGGCGGACCGCACCGGCCAGGCCCTGGAGCTGCTGAAACGGCAGTCACCGGGCGCGGACCGGGCGGCGTACGAACGGGCCGTGCAGAACGCGACGGCACTCGACCAGGTCGCCCGGCAGTACGCCTTCGACTTCACGGACCCGCGGCAGATCGCCGCGAGCATGCGCTACCGCGACTCCGCGATGGCGGCCAACGTGCTCTGGTGGCAGCGGCACACCGGCACCAAGGTGCTGCTGGCGGCGCACGACGCCCATGTCGGGTACCGGACGTACGATCCGGCCAACTACCCGAAGATGCAGGGCGCCTTTCTGCACGACCGCCTCGGCTCCGGGTACGTGAGCGTGGGCCTCACCTTCGACCGGGGCTCGTTCAACGCCACCGGACAGGACGGCGCCATCCACCGCTGGACGCTGGGACCGGCCGGCCCCGGCACCAATGAGCGGACCCTCGACCGGGTCCGGTACCGCGACTACGTACTCGATCTGCGCCGGGTCGCCGCACCGGCGCGGGAGTGGCTGGACAGGGCCCGGCCCACCCGCAGCATCGGCACCGACTACCCGGACGGCCCGCACGACATCGCGCTCGCGTCCACCCACGACATACTCATCCACCTGCACCGGGTGGAGGCGGCGCGGCTGCGGGACCAATAG
- a CDS encoding FBP domain-containing protein, with translation MRALTEQDIRDSFVNCSKGEAKRLAIPRDLDERPWDDLDFLGWRDPGAPDRSYLVTERADGLVGVTLRFPSSRRGFLHRSMCSLCVTTHPGNGVSLMTARKTGAAGREGNSVGVYMCADLACSLYVRGRKVPESGTRFEESLTVEEQIARMVGNLSAFLDKL, from the coding sequence ATGAGAGCACTCACCGAGCAGGACATCCGCGACTCCTTCGTCAACTGCTCGAAGGGCGAGGCCAAGCGCCTGGCGATACCCCGCGATCTGGACGAACGCCCCTGGGACGACCTGGACTTCCTCGGCTGGCGGGATCCGGGGGCGCCCGATCGCAGCTATCTGGTCACCGAGCGCGCGGACGGCCTGGTCGGCGTGACACTGCGTTTCCCGTCCTCGCGACGCGGCTTCCTGCACCGCAGCATGTGCTCGCTGTGTGTGACGACCCACCCGGGCAACGGGGTGTCCCTGATGACGGCTCGCAAGACGGGCGCGGCCGGGCGCGAGGGAAACTCGGTCGGCGTCTACATGTGCGCCGACCTCGCCTGTTCCCTGTACGTGCGCGGCAGGAAGGTCCCGGAGTCCGGGACGCGCTTCGAGGAGAGCCTCACCGTGGAGGAGCAGATCGCCCGGATGGTGGGCAATCTGTCCGCCTTCCTGGACAAGCTGTAG
- a CDS encoding ROK family transcriptional regulator, translating into MAARNGRTVRDLRRGNRTAVLQRLYFEGPMSRFELGPATGLSSGSISNVVAELVADGLVEEAGSVDSDGGRPRILLRVAPGSGHMIGVDVGETRVRVELFDLTLTELARTERPLERGCYDVEVVVGHIRDGVDEVLTAADIAPERLLGVGVGVPGIVERTPGQGAVVHGQTIGWNAVPLESLLRSTGRLPDTVPYFTDNGAKTLGQAEMWFGAGRGARSAVVVLFGSGVGACLVTEEVDSGRALEWGHLTVRVRGRRCRCGALGCLEAYAGAEALLDRWREEGGRPPEHTDEETALTAMLAAAYPPGGADPDPAALAVLEETAEYLGAGLSDLINLFQPERILIGGWAGLQLGSRFLPAVRRHATSYALRHPAERVSIDLGRLGPDAVTAGAAILPLADFFARGGRRAEPASEGPSPAWRTALEERPPR; encoded by the coding sequence ATGGCGGCGCGGAACGGGCGGACGGTGCGTGATCTGCGGCGGGGCAATCGCACCGCCGTGCTGCAACGGTTGTATTTCGAGGGCCCGATGAGCCGCTTCGAACTGGGGCCGGCCACCGGGCTGAGTTCCGGTTCCATCAGTAACGTGGTCGCCGAGCTGGTCGCCGACGGACTGGTCGAGGAGGCCGGCAGCGTCGACTCCGACGGTGGCCGCCCGCGCATCCTGCTGCGCGTCGCGCCCGGCAGCGGCCACATGATCGGCGTCGATGTCGGCGAGACCCGGGTACGTGTCGAGCTGTTCGACCTCACTCTCACCGAACTCGCCCGCACCGAAAGGCCGTTGGAGCGTGGGTGCTACGACGTCGAGGTCGTCGTCGGGCACATCCGCGACGGCGTCGACGAGGTGCTGACGGCCGCGGACATCGCGCCCGAACGGCTCCTCGGGGTCGGTGTCGGCGTCCCCGGCATCGTGGAACGCACGCCGGGGCAGGGCGCGGTCGTCCACGGCCAGACGATCGGCTGGAACGCCGTCCCCCTCGAATCCCTGCTCCGCTCCACCGGCCGCCTGCCGGACACCGTCCCGTACTTCACGGACAACGGGGCCAAGACCCTCGGCCAGGCCGAGATGTGGTTCGGCGCCGGACGCGGTGCCCGCAGCGCCGTCGTGGTGCTCTTCGGCTCCGGTGTCGGCGCCTGTCTCGTCACGGAGGAGGTGGACAGCGGCCGGGCGCTGGAGTGGGGCCACCTGACCGTACGGGTCAGGGGCCGCCGCTGCCGGTGCGGCGCCCTGGGCTGCCTGGAGGCGTACGCGGGTGCGGAAGCGCTGCTCGACCGCTGGCGGGAGGAGGGCGGACGCCCGCCGGAGCACACCGACGAGGAGACCGCGCTGACCGCGATGCTGGCCGCGGCCTACCCGCCCGGGGGCGCCGACCCCGACCCGGCCGCCCTCGCCGTCCTGGAGGAGACCGCGGAATACCTGGGCGCGGGTCTGTCCGACCTGATCAACCTCTTCCAGCCCGAGCGCATTCTCATCGGCGGCTGGGCGGGTCTCCAGCTCGGCTCCCGGTTCCTGCCCGCGGTGCGCCGGCACGCGACGTCGTACGCACTGCGTCACCCGGCCGAGCGCGTCTCCATCGACCTCGGCAGGCTCGGCCCCGACGCGGTCACGGCCGGCGCGGCCATCCTGCCGCTCGCCGACTTCTTCGCCCGGGGCGGGCGGCGCGCGGAGCCGGCGAGCGAGGGGCCGTCGCCCGCGTGGCGTACGGCGCTGGAGGAGCGGCCGCCGCGCTGA
- a CDS encoding SDR family NAD(P)-dependent oxidoreductase has protein sequence MNTAQHKIGSGFGATSTAVDVLHGIDLSGQLAIVTGGYSGLGLETTRALTGAGARVVVPARRPDVAREAVAGIDGVEVDELDLGDLESVRGFAERFLASGRTIDIVINNAGIMACPETRVGPGWEAQFATNHLGHFALVNRLWPAVEPGGARVVSVSSGGHHLSGIRWDDVHWTHDYDKWEAYGQAKTANVLFAVHLDRLGRESGVRAFSLHPGGILTPLQRHLAKEEMVERGWIDENGDLVHPDAFKTPEQGAATQVWAATSPQLAGMGGVYCEDCDIAEPASADGERGGVKDWATDPEQAARLWDLSAELTGVNAFASRA, from the coding sequence ATGAACACTGCACAGCACAAGATCGGCTCGGGTTTCGGTGCCACGAGCACCGCGGTCGACGTACTTCACGGCATCGACCTCTCCGGACAGCTCGCGATCGTGACGGGCGGGTACTCCGGGCTCGGCCTGGAAACCACACGCGCGCTCACCGGGGCGGGCGCCCGGGTCGTCGTCCCCGCACGACGCCCCGACGTCGCCCGGGAGGCGGTGGCGGGCATCGACGGGGTGGAGGTGGACGAGCTCGATCTCGGGGACCTCGAGAGTGTGCGGGGCTTCGCCGAACGGTTCCTCGCCTCGGGCCGCACGATCGACATCGTGATCAACAACGCCGGGATCATGGCCTGCCCGGAGACCCGGGTCGGGCCCGGCTGGGAGGCCCAGTTCGCCACCAATCACCTGGGCCATTTCGCGCTCGTCAACCGTCTGTGGCCGGCTGTCGAGCCGGGCGGGGCGCGTGTCGTCTCCGTGTCGTCCGGGGGCCACCACCTCTCGGGGATCCGCTGGGACGACGTGCACTGGACGCACGACTACGACAAGTGGGAGGCGTACGGGCAGGCCAAGACCGCGAACGTGCTGTTCGCCGTGCACCTCGACAGGCTCGGCCGGGAGTCCGGCGTACGGGCCTTCTCCCTGCACCCCGGTGGCATCCTCACCCCGTTGCAGCGTCATCTCGCGAAGGAGGAGATGGTCGAGCGGGGGTGGATCGACGAGAACGGCGACCTCGTGCACCCCGACGCCTTCAAGACGCCCGAGCAAGGCGCGGCCACCCAGGTGTGGGCGGCGACCTCTCCGCAGCTGGCGGGCATGGGCGGGGTGTACTGCGAGGACTGCGACATCGCCGAGCCGGCGTCCGCGGACGGCGAGCGGGGCGGCGTGAAGGACTGGGCGACCGACCCGGAGCAGGCGGCCCGCCTGTGGGACCTCTCGGCGGAACTCACCGGAGTGAACGCGTTCGCGTCCCGCGCCTGA
- a CDS encoding HAD family hydrolase, whose protein sequence is MERAAVFDVDGTLVDTNHLHVTTWWEAFRQAGHQVPMHDIHRSVGLGSQDLIAHLLGEDRDQDEVDALSAAHKTLYGTYFDRLHPLKDAGRLLKRLDDDGWTVVLATSAGGSELSALRRAIDADDAIKATASADDVSAGKPAPEPVEHALGLVGIPPEHAVFVGDTVWDMRAGSRAGVTCVGVLCGGIPRADLVEAGADAIYRDPEHLLALLPDSALAPKA, encoded by the coding sequence ATGGAACGCGCCGCCGTGTTCGACGTCGACGGCACTCTCGTCGACACGAACCATCTGCATGTCACGACGTGGTGGGAGGCCTTCCGGCAGGCGGGTCACCAGGTGCCGATGCACGACATCCACCGGTCGGTGGGCCTGGGCTCCCAGGACCTCATCGCCCATCTCCTGGGGGAGGACCGGGACCAGGACGAGGTCGACGCGCTGAGCGCCGCCCACAAGACCCTGTACGGAACGTACTTCGACCGGCTGCACCCGCTGAAGGACGCCGGGCGGCTGCTGAAGCGGCTGGACGACGACGGCTGGACGGTCGTGCTCGCCACCTCGGCGGGCGGCTCCGAACTGTCCGCGCTGCGCCGGGCGATCGACGCGGACGACGCCATCAAGGCCACGGCGAGCGCCGACGACGTGTCCGCCGGCAAGCCCGCGCCCGAGCCCGTCGAGCACGCGCTGGGCCTGGTCGGCATCCCGCCCGAGCACGCGGTGTTCGTCGGCGACACGGTCTGGGACATGCGCGCGGGCAGCCGGGCCGGGGTGACCTGCGTGGGCGTCCTGTGCGGGGGCATCCCGCGGGCGGATCTGGTGGAGGCGGGGGCGGACGCGATCTACCGGGATCCGGAGCATCTGCTCGCGCTACTGCCGGACAGCGCGCTGGCGCCGAAGGCGTGA